From one Sus scrofa isolate TJ Tabasco breed Duroc chromosome 9, Sscrofa11.1, whole genome shotgun sequence genomic stretch:
- the NUCKS1 gene encoding nuclear ubiquitous casein and cyclin-dependent kinase substrate 1 isoform X1, which translates to MSRPVRNRKVVDYSQFQESDDADEDYGRDSGPPAKKIRSSPREAKNKRRSGKNSQEDSEDSEEKDVKTKKDDSHSAEDSEDEKEDHKNVRQQRQAASKAASKQREMLMEDVGSEEEQEEEDEAPFQENSGSDEDFLMEDDDDSDYGSSKKKNKKMVKKSKPERKEKKMPKPRLKATVTPSPVKGKGKAGRPTASKASKEKTPSPKEEDEEPESPPEKKTSASPPPEKSGDEGSEDEAQSGED; encoded by the exons AAATAGGAAGGTCGTTGATTATTCACAATTTCAGGAATCTGATGATGCTG ATGAAGATTATGGGAGAGATTCGGGCCCTCCCGCTAAGAAAATTCGATCATCTCCCCGAGAAGCTAAAAATAAGAGACGATCCGGAAAGAATTCCCAGGAAGATAG TGAGGACTCCGAAGAAAAAGATGTGAAGACCAAGAAGGATGATTCTCATTCGGCAG AGGACAgtgaagatgaaaaagaagatcATAAAAATGTGCGCCAGCAACGGCAGGCAGCCTCTAAAGCAGCCTCTAAACAGAGGGAGATGCTTATGGAGGATGTGGGCAGCGAAGAAGAGCAAGAAGAAGAGGATGAGGCGCCCTTCCAGGAGA ATTCCGGCAGTGATGAGGATTTCCTAATGGAAGACGATGATGATAGTGACTATGgcagttcaaaaaagaaaaacaaaaagatggttAAGAAGTCCAAacctgagagaaaagaaaagaaaatgcccaaACCCAGGCTAAAGGCCACAG tgacGCCAAGTCCTGTGAAAGGCAAAGGGAAAGCGGGTCGTCCCACAGCTTCAAAGGCATCAAAGGAAAAGACTCCTTCTCCCAAAGAAGAAGACGAGGAGCCGGAAAGCCCTCCAGAAAAGAAGACATCTGCAAGCCCTCCACCTGAGAAATCTGGAGATGAAGGGTCTGAAGATGAAGCCCAGTCTGGGGAGGATTAA
- the NUCKS1 gene encoding nuclear ubiquitous casein and cyclin-dependent kinase substrate 1 gives MSRPVRNRKVVDYSQFQESDDADEDYGRDSGPPAKKIRSSPREAKNKRRSGKNSQEDSEDSEEKDVKTKKDDSHSAEDSEDEKEDHKNVRQQRQAASKAASKQREMLMEDVGSEEEQEEEDEAPFQEKDSGSDEDFLMEDDDDSDYGSSKKKNKKMVKKSKPERKEKKMPKPRLKATVTPSPVKGKGKAGRPTASKASKEKTPSPKEEDEEPESPPEKKTSASPPPEKSGDEGSEDEAQSGED, from the exons AAATAGGAAGGTCGTTGATTATTCACAATTTCAGGAATCTGATGATGCTG ATGAAGATTATGGGAGAGATTCGGGCCCTCCCGCTAAGAAAATTCGATCATCTCCCCGAGAAGCTAAAAATAAGAGACGATCCGGAAAGAATTCCCAGGAAGATAG TGAGGACTCCGAAGAAAAAGATGTGAAGACCAAGAAGGATGATTCTCATTCGGCAG AGGACAgtgaagatgaaaaagaagatcATAAAAATGTGCGCCAGCAACGGCAGGCAGCCTCTAAAGCAGCCTCTAAACAGAGGGAGATGCTTATGGAGGATGTGGGCAGCGAAGAAGAGCAAGAAGAAGAGGATGAGGCGCCCTTCCAGGAGA AAGATTCCGGCAGTGATGAGGATTTCCTAATGGAAGACGATGATGATAGTGACTATGgcagttcaaaaaagaaaaacaaaaagatggttAAGAAGTCCAAacctgagagaaaagaaaagaaaatgcccaaACCCAGGCTAAAGGCCACAG tgacGCCAAGTCCTGTGAAAGGCAAAGGGAAAGCGGGTCGTCCCACAGCTTCAAAGGCATCAAAGGAAAAGACTCCTTCTCCCAAAGAAGAAGACGAGGAGCCGGAAAGCCCTCCAGAAAAGAAGACATCTGCAAGCCCTCCACCTGAGAAATCTGGAGATGAAGGGTCTGAAGATGAAGCCCAGTCTGGGGAGGATTAA